CACTGGGCGACGTTCAACCTGGCCCTGCACGCCTGGGCGGAGCCGGGCGAGCGCATGATGTGGGCCACCCACGGCGCGGGGGTCACGATGGCCGCGCCGCGGCCGGGGGAGCCGTTCGAGCCGAAGAACACCCCGCCGGTGGATCCGTGGTGGCGCGCGGTCTCGCAGCAGCCGGTCGGCGGCTGGGCCGCCTGGCCCCCGGTGGGGGAGCGGCTGGACCTGGTGGCGGAAGGCTGAGAAACCGGTCGGGAATTCTCCCGACAGGGTGATTTTTCGATGGACGTCGAGGGTCGGGGAGCACCGTGCTCCCCGACCCTCGACGTCTTTTGCCGACCCGTTCTGCGCAAATCTGATCGAAATTCGGGCGTAAAAAGAATCCGTTAAGAACAAGCGTCCGAAGAATTATCGGACTGTCGCACGAAGCCTCATACCAGAGCGGGAAGCATTGCGGCAGTCTTTGTCAACTGCGCACCGCACATGACGCGTTGGCGACTACTGTGAGTTGCCGTCGGGCGACGCTGTGCCGAATTCTTCGACTCTCGCGACCGACACGCGATGGCGCATGCCCAAGTCGCCCAGACGCGGCACCCCCCACACCCCAGACGGACCAGTACGAGGACGCTGATGTCTCACCTTCGCGCACCGGCCGCCCGCGCAGACCGCCGTGAGGGCGGGCGGCACGGGCGATCGGCCGCCCGCGCCGCCGTCCCCTCGCTGCCCGAGATCCACATACGGCCACAGCTGGTGCGCCTCGCGGTCCTGCCCCCCACCGCGGTCGCCCTCAGCGCCTGCGCGGCCGTCCTCTTCACCTTCCGCGCCGGCGGCGCCCGGCCCAGCCTCACCCTGTGGGCCGTCCTCGCCGGAGCCGCCGCCGTGGCCCTCGCCGGCATCGCGATCGGTGCCGTGGCCGCCGGGCGCACCGCCAAGTCCGTGCGCGAACGGCTGGGCAGCCTGCGTCAGGCCAGCAGCAAGAGCGAGGACGACCTGCGCTCCCTGGTCGACGCGCTCCGGCGCGGAGAGCAGCCGCCCGCGCGCGGGCCCCGCGTCAGAAACACCGCCGGCGCCGACGACTTCGAGCCGCTCGCCGCCGACCTCGCCCGCGCGCACGACAGCGCCGTCACCGCCGTCGTCCAGGCCTCTCAGCTCTCCAGCCACGCCGGCAGCGAGCAGAAGCTCGAAGTCTTCGTGAACCTGGCCCGCCGACTCCAGTCCCTCGTCCAGCGCGAGATCTCGATCCTCGACGACCTGGAGAACGAGATCGAGGACCCGGACCTGCTCAAGGGCCTCTTCCACGTCGACCACCTCGCCACCCGCATCCGCCGCCACGCCGAGAACCTGGCCGTCCTCGGCGGCGCCGTCTCCCGCCGCCAGTGGAGCAACCCCGTCTCCATGACCGAGGTGCTGCGCTCCGCGATCGCCGAGGTCGAGCAGTACTCCCGGGTCAAGCTGGTGCCCCCGGTCGACGGCACCCTGCGCGGGCACGCCGTCGCCGACGTCATCCACCTCCTCGCCGAACTCGTCGAGAACGCCACGGTGTTCTCCGCCCCGCACACCCAGGTCCTGCTCCGCGCCAACCTCGTCACCTCCGGCCTCGCCGTCGAGGTCGAGGACCGCGGCCTCGGCATGCCCGTCACCGAGCAGAACAAGATGAACGCCCTGCTCGCCGACCCCGACCAGGTCAACGTCGCCAGCCTCCTCCAGGACGGCCGCATCGGCCTCTTCGTCGTCTCCCAGCTCGCCCGCCGCCACGGCATCCAGGTCCGCCTCCAGAGCAACATCTACGGCGGGGTCCAGGCCGCGTTCGTCGTCCCCCAGGGGCTCCTCGGCGGCGAGCCCGGCGACCTGCCGCAGACCCTGCCGCAGACCCACGCCGTCCCCGAGCAGCACACCGGCGCACGCCGGGCCGCCGGGCCGCACCACACGTCGTCCGCCACGCCCCCGAGGGCGTCCGCCCCCGGCTCCACCGACCGCCCGACCACGGGCGGATCCGCCCGCGCCGCGCACCCGGACGACCGGCCCGGCCGTCCGGCCCCCGCGCAGCCCACGCGTCCCGAGCCCGGCCACCGCGGCGCCCCCAACCCCCCGCGCGCCACCGTGCCCCGGCAGCAGGGCCCCGGCCGGGGCAGCGGCCAGCAGGGCTCGGGCAGGGGCGGCACCGGCCCGACCCCCCTGCCGGTGCGCGGCGCCCGGGCGGAGCGGCCCAACCCGGCCGAGGCCGTGCCCGGCATCCGCCCCGACGACCGGCGGACCGTCGCGGAGAACGCCGGGACGCCCCCGACCCCCCGGGTCGGCGGCGCCGTCCGCGGCACCATGGGCAAGCCGCAACTGCCCCGCCGCCGCGCCCAGCAGCACATCGTGCCCCAGCTCCGCGGCGGCCCCGCGCCCACGCCCCGCCAGGACCCGGACCACTACATCGGGCACGACCCCGGGCTGATGGCCGCCTTCCAGCGCGGCATCGGACTCGCCGAGGCACGCCAGATGGAGAACTCCGACTGGGACACCTCCACCCTGGACACGGCCTCGACGGACTTCACGTCCGGCGCGGACCTCGCGTCCCCGACGGACCTCGGTTCCCGCGCATCCTCCGGGGACTTCGGTTCCCGCACGGACCGCAAACCGTCCGCGGACTTCGGTTCCCGCACGGACCGCGCCTCCTCCGCGGACCTCGCATCCCCGGCCGACTTCCCACCCCCCGCCCCCGACGCCGCGTCCCGCATCGACACGGGACAGCCGCGCACGAGCCCGAACACGGGCCACCCGCGCCCGGCACCCCACGGTGGCGCCGACGCCGCCGACGCACTCCACATGGAGCTGGCCCACATGGACGCACCCCACAAGGACGCCGCACAGCCCCTGGGCGGACACCCCAGGGGCGGCGCCCCCATAGCCGTACCCCCGTCGGCCCGCGACGCGGCCCACGACCTCACGCCCCGGCAGGACGGGAGCACACCGGCCGGATGACCACGCCCCTCACCACCCCCACCACGGCCCCCACCCCCTGCGCTCCCGCAGACCAACGCACCCCAAGGAGTCGATCCACCATGGCGAGCGAAGCGCCGACCGGCCATGTATCCGACCTCGACTGGCTGATGAGCGGCCTCGTCCAGCGCGTACCGCACACCACGAGCGCGGTGCTGCTCTCCTGCGACGGGCTGGTGAAGTCGGTCCACGGCCTCGACCCGGACAGCGCCGACCACATGGCCGCCCTGGCCTCCGGCCTGTACTCCCTGGGACGCAGCGCGGGCGTCCGCTTCGGCGACGGCGGCGACGTCCGCCAGGTCGTCGTCGAACTCGACTCGACCCTGCTGTTCGTCTCCACCGCCGGCTCCGGCACCTGCCTCGCCGTGCTCGCCGGGCGCGAGGCCGACGCCGCCGTCCTCGGCTACGAGATGGCGATGCTGGTCAAGAGCGTCCGCCCGTACCTGGTCACCCAGCCCCGGCAAGCCGTCGAACCCTCCGCGATGAGGCCTTGACCGTGCCCGCGGCCGGCGACGGACCCCTGTACGACGACGCCGCCGGGCGCCTGGTGCGCCCCTACACCGTCATCAACGGCCGGACCCGGCCGACCACCGCGCTCGATCTCCTCTCACAGGTGATGGCCACCGGGGCGACCCCCCTCGGCTATCTGGGCCCCGAGCACGCGACCGCACTCGACCTGTGCCGGGCACCCGTCTCGGTCGCCGAGATCGCCGCACACCTGAAGTTGCCGGCGACGGTCACCAAGGTGCTGCTGTCCGACCTCGTCGACTGCGGAGCCCTCACCACCAAGCCCCCGGTTTTCCACCACAACCCGACAGACCGGTCTCTTCTGGAGGCAGTGCTCGATGGACTACGACGACAGCTCTGACCCCTTCCCCACCGCACTCAAGATCCTGGTGGCGGGAGGGTTCGGGGTCGGCAAGACGACCTTCGTCGGCGCGGTGAGCGAGATCGCGCCGCTGAGCACGGAGGAACTGCTCACCACCGTGAGCGCCGCCACCGACAATCTCGACGGCATCGAGAACAAGGTCGAGACGACCGTCGCGATGGACTTCGGCCGTATCACCCTCGACCCGCGCCATGTGCTCTACCTGTTCGGCACGCCCGGACAGCAGCGGTTCTGGTTCATGTGGGACGAACTCTCCGAAGGCGCCCTCGGCGCGGTCATCCTCGCCGACACGCGCCGCCTGGAGGACTGTTTCGCCGCCGTCGACTTCTTCGAACAACGCGGCCTCGGCTTCATCGTCGCCATCAACGAGTTCGACGGCTCCTACCGCTACGACGCCGACGAGGTGCGGGCGGCCCTCGACCTCGACCCGGAGATCCCCGTCGTCTGCTGCGACGCCCGTATCTCCAGCTCGGGCGTGCAGACCCTGCTCACCCTCGTACGGCACCTCCTCGCCCACACCCCGGCCCAGCTGCCGAGCCACGGAGCCCACACGTGACGTACGACCCGCCGCGTCCGGTCGGCCGGCTGCTGCTCACCCCCGAGGACCGGGACGCCCCCGAACGCGTGTCGCGGCTGCGGTCGTTGGGGCTCGGCGAGTACGCCGAACCCGCCTTCGACGCCTTCGCGGACCGGCTCGCGGAGGTCGCCGCGGTGCCGTACGCGACGGTCAATTTCATCGACGGGGAACGGCAGTTCTTCGCCGGCCTGCATGTGTCGGCACAGCCCACGGCGGACACCACGCTGCTCGGCGTCGATCGCCGCCTCGCCCGTGACCACGGGTTCTGCCCGTACGTGGTGGTCCGCCGCAAAGGGCTCGTCCTCGAAGACGTGCGCGAGTACCCGAAGTTCGCCGGCAACGCCGTCGTCGATGACCACGGCATCCGCTCCTACCTCGGCGCGCCCCTCCTCGACCGGACGGGCATCGCCCTCGGCACGGTCTGCGTCATGGACGTACAGCCGCGCCCCTGGGGCCGGGCGGGCCTGGAGACCATCAAGTCGATGGCCGCGGAACTCGCCGCCCGCATCGGGGGACGGGAGGCGTTCCCCTGACCGGGGAAACGCGCGGCACTTCATGGCGGATCGCCGAGGGGATCGCCGAGGGGAGGCCACCCGTCGGCGATCCAGATCGCGCTTCCTGGTGCCGGGCGAGGTGCGGGTGTAGGCGCGGGTGTGAAGGAAAGCTGCGGCGGAGGTTAAGAAAACCTCGATGGACCCGGGGTGCCGGCGTGCGGCAGATTGATCGGCGATCCCACCCCTCTCCCCGGTACGGGTCCGTTCGTCATGTCCTGCGCCGGGGGCGCACCCCACAGGAGCCGTAGCGTGAAGGCGCTGGTCAAGGAGAAGGCGGAGCCCGGGCTGTGGCTCGTCGACGTCCCGGAGCCCGAGATCGGCCCCGGTGACGTACTGATCAAGGTCCTGCGGACCGGGATCTGCGGCACCGACCTGCACATCCGGGCCTGGGACGGCTGGGCCCGGCAGGCCATCCGCACCCCGCTCGTGGCCGGCCACGAGTTCGTCGGCGAGGTCGTCGAGACCGGCCGTGCCGTCACCGACATCCGGGTCGGCGACCGGGTCAGCGGCGAGGGCCACCTCGTGTGCGGCAAGTGCCGCAACTGCCTCGCCGGCCGCCGTCACCTGTGCCGTGCCACCGTGGGCCTCGGCGTCGGCCGCGACGGCGCCTTCGCCGAGTACGTGGCCCTGCCCGCGACCAACGTCTGGGTGCACCGGGTCCCCGTCGACCTCGACGTGGCCGCGATCTTCGACCCGTTCGGCAACGCCGTCCACACCGCGCTGTCCTTCCCGCTGGTCGGCGAGGACGTCCTGATCACCGGGGCGGGCCCCATCGGTCTGATGGCCGCCGCCGTCGGCCGGCACGCCGGCGCCCGGCACGTCGTGGTCACGGACGTCAGCGAGGACCGGCTGGAACTCGCCCGCAAGATCGGGGTCAGCCTCGCGCTCGACGTGCGGGAGTCGACCATCGCCGACGGGCAGCGGACCCTCGGCCTGCGCGAGGGCTTCGACATAGGCCTGGAGATGTCCGGCAACCCCGCCGCGATGCGCGACATGATCGCCAACATGACCCACGGCGGCCGGATCGCCATGCTCGGCCTGCCGTCCGAGGAGTTCGCCGTCGACTGGTCCCGCGTCGTCACGTCCATGATCACCATCAAGGGGATCTACGGCCGCGAGATGTTCGAGACCTGGTACGCGATGACGGTGCTCCTGGAGGGCGGCCTCGACCTCGCCCCCGTCATCACCGGCCGCTACGGCTACCGCGACCACGAGGCCGCGTTCGCGGACGCGGCGAGCGGCAACGGCGGCAAGGTCATCCTCGA
This genomic stretch from Streptomyces deccanensis harbors:
- a CDS encoding GAF domain-containing protein — its product is MTYDPPRPVGRLLLTPEDRDAPERVSRLRSLGLGEYAEPAFDAFADRLAEVAAVPYATVNFIDGERQFFAGLHVSAQPTADTTLLGVDRRLARDHGFCPYVVVRRKGLVLEDVREYPKFAGNAVVDDHGIRSYLGAPLLDRTGIALGTVCVMDVQPRPWGRAGLETIKSMAAELAARIGGREAFP
- a CDS encoding ATP-binding protein; this encodes MSHLRAPAARADRREGGRHGRSAARAAVPSLPEIHIRPQLVRLAVLPPTAVALSACAAVLFTFRAGGARPSLTLWAVLAGAAAVALAGIAIGAVAAGRTAKSVRERLGSLRQASSKSEDDLRSLVDALRRGEQPPARGPRVRNTAGADDFEPLAADLARAHDSAVTAVVQASQLSSHAGSEQKLEVFVNLARRLQSLVQREISILDDLENEIEDPDLLKGLFHVDHLATRIRRHAENLAVLGGAVSRRQWSNPVSMTEVLRSAIAEVEQYSRVKLVPPVDGTLRGHAVADVIHLLAELVENATVFSAPHTQVLLRANLVTSGLAVEVEDRGLGMPVTEQNKMNALLADPDQVNVASLLQDGRIGLFVVSQLARRHGIQVRLQSNIYGGVQAAFVVPQGLLGGEPGDLPQTLPQTHAVPEQHTGARRAAGPHHTSSATPPRASAPGSTDRPTTGGSARAAHPDDRPGRPAPAQPTRPEPGHRGAPNPPRATVPRQQGPGRGSGQQGSGRGGTGPTPLPVRGARAERPNPAEAVPGIRPDDRRTVAENAGTPPTPRVGGAVRGTMGKPQLPRRRAQQHIVPQLRGGPAPTPRQDPDHYIGHDPGLMAAFQRGIGLAEARQMENSDWDTSTLDTASTDFTSGADLASPTDLGSRASSGDFGSRTDRKPSADFGSRTDRASSADLASPADFPPPAPDAASRIDTGQPRTSPNTGHPRPAPHGGADAADALHMELAHMDAPHKDAAQPLGGHPRGGAPIAVPPSARDAAHDLTPRQDGSTPAG
- the tdh gene encoding L-threonine 3-dehydrogenase; the protein is MKALVKEKAEPGLWLVDVPEPEIGPGDVLIKVLRTGICGTDLHIRAWDGWARQAIRTPLVAGHEFVGEVVETGRAVTDIRVGDRVSGEGHLVCGKCRNCLAGRRHLCRATVGLGVGRDGAFAEYVALPATNVWVHRVPVDLDVAAIFDPFGNAVHTALSFPLVGEDVLITGAGPIGLMAAAVGRHAGARHVVVTDVSEDRLELARKIGVSLALDVRESTIADGQRTLGLREGFDIGLEMSGNPAAMRDMIANMTHGGRIAMLGLPSEEFAVDWSRVVTSMITIKGIYGREMFETWYAMTVLLEGGLDLAPVITGRYGYRDHEAAFADAASGNGGKVILDWAV
- a CDS encoding GTP-binding protein; the encoded protein is MDYDDSSDPFPTALKILVAGGFGVGKTTFVGAVSEIAPLSTEELLTTVSAATDNLDGIENKVETTVAMDFGRITLDPRHVLYLFGTPGQQRFWFMWDELSEGALGAVILADTRRLEDCFAAVDFFEQRGLGFIVAINEFDGSYRYDADEVRAALDLDPEIPVVCCDARISSSGVQTLLTLVRHLLAHTPAQLPSHGAHT
- a CDS encoding roadblock/LC7 domain-containing protein, with product MASEAPTGHVSDLDWLMSGLVQRVPHTTSAVLLSCDGLVKSVHGLDPDSADHMAALASGLYSLGRSAGVRFGDGGDVRQVVVELDSTLLFVSTAGSGTCLAVLAGREADAAVLGYEMAMLVKSVRPYLVTQPRQAVEPSAMRP
- a CDS encoding DUF742 domain-containing protein; this translates as MPAAGDGPLYDDAAGRLVRPYTVINGRTRPTTALDLLSQVMATGATPLGYLGPEHATALDLCRAPVSVAEIAAHLKLPATVTKVLLSDLVDCGALTTKPPVFHHNPTDRSLLEAVLDGLRRQL